From one Burkholderiales bacterium genomic stretch:
- the ubiB gene encoding ubiquinone biosynthesis regulatory protein kinase UbiB: MRFFRLLKITSISLRFGLDEFVLGHERVRALRVLLRIFLFWRTLRKPRAERLRLALEALGPIFVKFGQVLSTRRDLLPADIADELAKLQDQVPPFPSAQAIATLERVYGKPLDLVFEKFDSQPIASASVAQVHLAVLDNGTEVAVKVLRPGITEVIAKDLALLDIGASLIETLWADGKRLKPHEVVAEFKKHLYNELDLLHEAANASQLRRNFENSPLLRVPEVFWDYCSTEVMVMQRMRGTPISQVEALRKQGVDIPKLARAGVEIFFTQVLRDGFFHADMHPGNIFVTPQGQYVALDFGIMGTLDDVDKNYLAQNFLAFFRRDYKRVAQAHIESGWIPKDTRADEFEAAIRAVCEPIFDRPLKDISFGKLLLHLFQTSRRFNVEIQPQLVLLQKTLLNIEGLGRELDPNLDLWKTAKPFLERWMSEQVGWRGLLRRIRQEAPFWSTLLPQLPRLMHRALTEDRTQTLKQELEQLQVEHREQTMWLVAIAALLATLLALLVLHT; encoded by the coding sequence ATGCGGTTTTTCCGCCTTCTTAAAATCACCAGCATCAGTCTGCGCTTCGGACTCGACGAGTTCGTTCTTGGGCACGAGCGTGTGCGTGCCCTGCGCGTACTGCTTAGGATTTTTCTGTTTTGGCGTACGCTCAGAAAGCCACGCGCCGAACGGCTGCGCCTGGCACTGGAAGCGCTGGGGCCAATCTTCGTCAAATTCGGACAGGTACTGTCTACGCGGCGCGACCTGCTACCCGCGGATATTGCGGATGAGTTGGCGAAACTTCAGGACCAAGTTCCTCCATTCCCCTCTGCGCAAGCCATTGCAACATTGGAGAGAGTTTACGGCAAACCTCTGGACCTGGTGTTTGAGAAATTCGACTCGCAACCGATTGCAAGCGCGTCCGTCGCGCAAGTGCATCTTGCTGTACTCGATAACGGGACCGAGGTCGCGGTCAAAGTCCTGCGCCCCGGCATAACTGAAGTGATTGCCAAGGACTTGGCCTTGCTGGATATCGGCGCGTCGCTCATCGAAACGCTGTGGGCAGACGGGAAGCGTTTAAAACCGCACGAAGTGGTGGCGGAATTCAAGAAACATCTATATAACGAGTTGGACCTTTTGCACGAGGCGGCCAACGCCAGTCAACTCCGCCGCAATTTCGAAAATTCCCCTCTGCTGCGGGTTCCCGAAGTATTTTGGGATTACTGCTCGACCGAAGTCATGGTCATGCAGCGCATGCGCGGTACGCCGATCAGCCAGGTCGAAGCGTTGAGGAAACAAGGCGTGGATATTCCCAAACTGGCTCGGGCCGGTGTTGAAATATTTTTCACGCAGGTCTTGCGCGACGGCTTTTTTCATGCCGACATGCATCCGGGGAATATTTTTGTAACACCGCAAGGGCAATATGTCGCGCTCGATTTTGGAATCATGGGCACGCTTGACGATGTTGACAAGAATTACCTTGCGCAGAATTTCCTTGCGTTTTTCCGACGCGACTACAAGCGGGTGGCGCAGGCCCACATCGAGTCAGGCTGGATCCCCAAGGATACGCGGGCAGACGAGTTCGAGGCCGCGATCCGGGCCGTATGCGAACCGATTTTCGACCGGCCGCTCAAGGACATTTCCTTTGGCAAACTGTTGTTACACCTGTTTCAGACTTCGCGTCGCTTTAACGTCGAAATCCAGCCGCAGCTGGTGCTGCTGCAAAAGACTTTGCTAAACATAGAGGGGTTGGGCCGCGAGCTTGATCCCAACCTGGACTTGTGGAAAACCGCCAAGCCGTTCCTCGAGCGCTGGATGAGCGAGCAAGTAGGCTGGCGCGGTCTTTTGCGCCGCATCCGCCAGGAAGCGCCGTTCTGGAGTACGCTGCTGCCGCAACTGCCCCGCCTCATGCACCGCGCGCTTACTGAAGATCGCACGCAAACACTGAAGCAGGAACTGGAGCAGTTGCAGGTTGAGCACCGGGAGCAGACCATGTGGCTGGTCGCTATCGCTGCTTTGCTCGCCACCCTGCTGGCTCTCCTTGTTTTGCACACCTGA
- a CDS encoding SCP2 sterol-binding domain-containing protein, producing the protein MFDAALNHLLRGESWSRERLKPFAGKTVRFQVPPFCLSLTVTSGGEVTSAAAESAPDAKFFLTPPLLLRLLVRDEAAYKDVEITGDSEFAGEIAYVAKNLRWDAEEDLSRFVGDIAARRLVSAARSFSTWGRQTFDGFSRSFSEYWTEERPLIAKSEHVRQFIAEVDALRDDVERLEKRLQDISPR; encoded by the coding sequence ACTGCGCGGTGAGTCGTGGTCGCGCGAGCGCCTTAAGCCTTTTGCCGGCAAGACCGTGCGATTCCAGGTGCCGCCGTTTTGTTTGTCTCTTACCGTTACTTCCGGCGGCGAAGTGACCTCTGCGGCCGCTGAATCGGCGCCGGACGCGAAATTTTTCCTCACTCCTCCGCTCCTGCTGCGCCTTTTAGTACGCGACGAGGCGGCATACAAGGACGTTGAAATCACCGGGGACAGCGAATTTGCCGGAGAAATCGCATACGTCGCGAAAAACCTGCGCTGGGATGCAGAGGAGGATCTAAGCCGTTTCGTCGGTGATATCGCTGCCCGGCGCCTAGTCAGCGCCGCTAGAAGTTTCAGCACCTGGGGCAGGCAGACGTTCGACGGCTTTAGCCGCTCTTTTTCGGAATATTGGACTGAAGAGCGGCCGCTGATCGCCAAATCCGAGCACGTCAGGCAATTTATCGCGGAAGTTGATGCCCTGCGCGATGATGTCGAGCGTCTGGAAAAGCGGCTGCAAGACATCTCTCCTCGCTGA
- a CDS encoding ABC transporter ATP-binding protein, protein MALLEIRNVTRRFGTLVAVDNVSVNIEAGEFFTLLGPSGCGKTTLLRMIAGFDLPDAGQILLDGKDLAGTPPEKRPIHTVFQSYALFPHMTVTGNIAFPLKMAGKSPDETAVKVREVLELVHLSDKGESFPHELSGGQKQRVALARGLVNRPRLLMLDEPLGALDAKLREEMQIELITLQRDVGITFVFVTHSQAEALALSHRIAVMNAGRIEQVDVPSKIYSFPANRFVADFIGRINMLEAEVLETDSDYLRVRIPGMGEVRAPVKIGAARGQRGVLALRPEQVRIAAKIEEAAGENHFPGKVRDLLYVGDITTYIVDLTNGARIEALLPNSAPGRGKFFESGDKVEVAWSKDAGLFLHE, encoded by the coding sequence ATGGCGCTACTCGAAATCCGCAACGTTACCCGCCGCTTTGGCACTCTGGTCGCGGTGGACAATGTAAGCGTCAACATCGAGGCCGGAGAATTTTTTACCCTGTTAGGGCCCTCAGGTTGCGGCAAAACCACCTTGCTTCGGATGATCGCAGGATTCGACCTGCCGGACGCCGGACAAATCTTGCTTGACGGCAAGGACCTTGCCGGCACGCCGCCCGAGAAACGCCCGATACACACTGTTTTCCAGAGTTACGCGCTGTTTCCGCACATGACCGTCACGGGGAATATCGCTTTCCCCCTCAAGATGGCGGGAAAAAGCCCGGACGAAACTGCGGTCAAAGTCAGAGAGGTGTTGGAGCTGGTTCACCTCTCAGATAAAGGCGAAAGTTTTCCGCATGAGCTTTCCGGAGGCCAGAAGCAGCGCGTTGCGCTTGCTCGCGGACTGGTCAACCGTCCGCGGCTGCTGATGCTCGATGAACCACTCGGCGCACTGGACGCCAAACTGCGCGAGGAGATGCAAATTGAGCTCATAACGTTGCAGCGCGACGTCGGCATTACGTTCGTATTTGTGACGCACTCGCAGGCTGAAGCGCTTGCGCTTTCACATCGCATCGCGGTGATGAATGCCGGCAGGATCGAGCAGGTAGATGTGCCCTCGAAAATTTACAGTTTTCCCGCAAACCGTTTTGTTGCGGACTTCATCGGCCGTATCAACATGCTGGAAGCGGAAGTACTGGAGACAGACTCTGATTATCTGCGGGTTCGCATCCCCGGCATGGGCGAGGTTCGGGCGCCGGTCAAAATCGGCGCAGCGCGCGGACAGCGAGGTGTGCTGGCTCTGCGCCCGGAGCAAGTGCGAATCGCCGCAAAAATTGAGGAGGCGGCAGGTGAGAACCACTTTCCCGGAAAAGTGCGCGATTTATTGTACGTAGGCGATATTACCACTTACATCGTCGACCTCACAAACGGGGCCCGCATTGAAGCGCTGCTGCCTAATTCGGCTCCGGGGCGCGGCAAGTTTTTCGAAAGCGGAGATAAAGTCGAAGTGGCATGGTCAAAGGACGCAGGACTATTTCTGCATGAATAA